The following coding sequences lie in one Arthrobacter sp. SLBN-122 genomic window:
- a CDS encoding pectate lyase family protein, whose amino-acid sequence MSAAIAVAGALLVAGPAGASPNPAADPTAQTTQTPLERQVLPAGNGWASEGTGTTGGSAAEAANVYDVSSKAELLAAFAAGSQAKIIRIHGSINANTAADGSPLTCESYAEGTGYSLAQYLHDFDPETYGRDQEPAGPQEDARRLAAAKQAKTIRWDIPSNTTIVGATPDSSITGAALRINGAGNVIVRNLTLRDAADCFPAWDPTDGTEGNWNSEYDLLQVINKATHVWIDHSAFTDAPNLDSAQPLYFGRPYQVHDGAVDVTNGSDLVTMSYNRFSEHDKLLLIGSTDSPTRGDPGKLRVTIHHNVFENVGQRAPRVRFGQVDVYNNHFEVTEDSKIPYKYSLGAGFSSHLYAEANAFTLPAGIDAADIIGRYKGTAITTIANAVNGKITDLRAEYNAAAAPADQLAEDTSWTPTLRTQVHPAQAVPAQLKDSTGPVFTAGGNL is encoded by the coding sequence ATGTCTGCAGCCATCGCCGTGGCAGGAGCACTCCTCGTTGCCGGACCGGCAGGGGCTTCCCCAAACCCGGCGGCCGATCCTACCGCCCAGACCACCCAGACACCCCTTGAACGTCAGGTCCTGCCAGCAGGAAACGGCTGGGCATCCGAAGGGACCGGAACCACCGGCGGATCGGCAGCAGAGGCCGCCAACGTTTACGACGTCTCCAGCAAGGCAGAACTGCTGGCCGCCTTCGCCGCCGGAAGCCAGGCCAAGATCATCCGGATCCACGGCAGCATCAACGCCAACACCGCGGCGGACGGCTCCCCTCTCACCTGTGAAAGCTATGCCGAAGGCACGGGCTACAGCCTTGCGCAGTACCTCCACGATTTTGACCCCGAAACCTACGGGCGGGACCAGGAGCCGGCAGGTCCACAGGAGGACGCCAGGCGCCTGGCAGCCGCCAAGCAGGCGAAAACCATCCGGTGGGATATTCCCAGCAACACCACGATCGTTGGCGCCACCCCGGACAGCAGCATCACCGGCGCCGCCCTCCGCATCAATGGTGCCGGGAACGTCATCGTCCGCAACCTCACCCTGAGGGATGCGGCGGACTGCTTCCCCGCCTGGGATCCGACTGATGGCACCGAGGGAAACTGGAACAGCGAGTACGACCTGCTGCAGGTCATCAACAAGGCCACGCACGTCTGGATTGACCACTCGGCTTTCACGGACGCCCCCAACCTGGACAGCGCCCAGCCGCTCTACTTCGGCCGCCCCTACCAGGTGCATGACGGCGCAGTGGATGTCACCAACGGCTCGGACCTGGTGACCATGTCCTACAACCGGTTCTCCGAGCACGACAAGCTGCTCCTGATCGGTTCCACCGATTCACCCACGCGCGGCGACCCCGGCAAGCTGCGGGTCACCATCCACCACAACGTCTTCGAAAACGTGGGCCAGCGCGCGCCGCGCGTCCGATTCGGCCAGGTGGATGTGTACAACAACCACTTCGAGGTGACCGAGGACAGCAAGATCCCTTACAAATACAGCCTGGGCGCCGGGTTCAGCTCCCACCTCTACGCCGAGGCAAACGCCTTCACGCTTCCGGCCGGCATTGATGCTGCGGACATCATCGGCCGCTATAAGGGAACGGCCATCACCACTATCGCCAATGCGGTCAACGGCAAGATCACCGACCTTCGCGCGGAGTACAACGCGGCCGCAGCCCCCGCCGACCAGCTGGCTGAGGATACGTCCTGGACCCCAACCCTGCGTACCCAGGTCCACCCGGCCCAGGCCGTGCCGGCGCAGCTCAAGGACTCCACTGGACCGGTCTTCACGGCAGGAGGCAACCTTTAA